The following coding sequences are from one Gemmatimonadota bacterium window:
- a CDS encoding nitrate reductase subunit alpha, which produces MGWIKDIISPETRKWEEFYRNRFQHDKVVRSTHGVNCTGGCSWQIHVKDGIVTWETQQLDYPLLEDSLPPYEPRGCQRGISFSWYLYSPLRIKYPLIRGALLDAWRAKKRETGGDPMAAWRALQSDESARKAYQQARGKGGFRRATWDEVLEIMAVANISTAEKYGPDRVAGFSPIPAMSMLSYAAGSRFLQLFGGFNLSFYDWYCDLPTAFPEIWGEQTDVCESADWYNAKMIADMGANLNMTRTPDCHFFAESRHNGTKTVVFSPDFSQLCKYADQWVPLHAGSDGAFWMAVTHVILKEFHYERKTPSFIDYVKRYSDGPFLVKLEQEGDVYRPGRLLRANEVEPYRSIEKGDWKFLNLDATSGDLVVPKGSAGGRWDGKKGNWNLKYESDVDDRPYDPVLTLLDRSEKVAQVAFTDFGLDSTVTRGVPVIEVETTEGPVLVTTAYDLMMAQFGVGRGLAGAYPTSYDDKDSAYTPGWQEIFTGISGATVLQFAREWSNTADATGGKCMIIVGAGINHWYHSNLMYRAGAMALMLTGCVGKNGGGLNHYVGQEKLAPADSWGAIAFAKDWYPAARLQQAPIWHYLNTCQYRYDGQFSGYNTVPDNDLTRQHTADLIFKSVRMGWMPYYPQYNRNPLDLCREAAASGAADDEAIKKYVVQKLKNREISYSVSDPDAEENFPRVWYIWRGNAIMGSMKGHEYCLRHYLGTHDNVIAEDSPERPKEVVWHDVAPVGKMDLVVDLNFRMDSSALYSDIVLPAASWYEKADLNSTDLHSFIHPLSAAIPPVWESKTDWAIFRDLAKATSAVAKKYFPGAKKDVIATAIAHDSPGEVSQPTMRDWYLGECAPVPGSTTQGLSVVERDYAQIYEKFISLGDRVRTAGLGAHGNSYQCADVYDEMVGSRHFPAERRNGSTYPSLKEDVSAANAVLKLSTMTNGKLNRRAYEGAEERAGVPLTDLATNTDSVELTYADLQAQPRRYNTSPLWSGDMNGGRAYAAYTVNIERLLPWRTLTGRQHFYLDHEMYLAFGENLPTYKPSPKPEAYGDLRETLKRGEARVLNCLTPHGKWHIHSTYGDNHRMLTLSRGCEPVWMSEPDAAEMDIRDNDWVEVHNDHGVYSARCTVSARIPKGVCIVYHVPERTIGIPKSQVRNGKRAGGHNSLTRIHLKPNFLAGGYGQFSYGFNYWGPIAPNRDTHVVIKKMDRVEF; this is translated from the coding sequence ATGGGCTGGATCAAGGACATCATCTCCCCGGAGACTCGGAAGTGGGAGGAATTCTACCGGAACCGCTTCCAGCACGACAAGGTCGTGCGGAGCACCCACGGGGTGAACTGCACGGGAGGCTGCTCCTGGCAGATCCACGTAAAAGACGGAATCGTCACCTGGGAGACCCAGCAGCTCGATTATCCCCTCCTCGAGGATTCCCTCCCACCGTACGAACCGCGTGGGTGTCAGCGAGGAATCTCATTCTCCTGGTATCTGTACAGCCCACTTCGCATCAAGTACCCGCTCATCCGTGGCGCGTTGCTTGACGCCTGGCGGGCCAAGAAGCGCGAGACGGGCGGCGACCCGATGGCGGCGTGGAGAGCGCTGCAGTCGGACGAGAGCGCACGCAAAGCGTACCAACAGGCCCGGGGAAAGGGCGGCTTCAGGAGGGCTACGTGGGACGAGGTCCTGGAGATCATGGCCGTTGCGAACATCAGCACGGCGGAGAAGTACGGTCCCGACCGGGTGGCAGGCTTCAGCCCGATTCCGGCCATGTCGATGCTCAGCTACGCGGCCGGCTCCCGCTTTCTCCAGCTCTTCGGCGGGTTCAATCTGAGTTTCTATGACTGGTACTGTGACCTCCCCACTGCCTTTCCCGAGATCTGGGGAGAGCAGACGGACGTTTGCGAGAGCGCGGATTGGTACAACGCGAAGATGATCGCGGATATGGGTGCGAATTTGAACATGACACGCACCCCCGACTGCCACTTCTTCGCGGAATCACGACACAATGGCACGAAGACAGTCGTGTTTAGTCCCGACTTCAGCCAACTCTGCAAGTATGCGGACCAGTGGGTTCCGCTCCATGCTGGAAGCGACGGCGCCTTTTGGATGGCCGTGACCCACGTGATCCTGAAAGAATTTCATTATGAGAGGAAGACGCCGTCCTTCATCGATTATGTGAAGCGATACAGCGACGGTCCTTTCCTAGTGAAGCTCGAGCAGGAGGGCGATGTTTATCGGCCGGGCCGACTGCTCCGCGCGAACGAGGTCGAGCCGTATCGGAGCATCGAGAAGGGCGACTGGAAGTTTCTAAACCTCGATGCAACGAGCGGGGACCTGGTCGTTCCCAAGGGGAGCGCGGGTGGTCGCTGGGACGGGAAGAAGGGAAACTGGAACCTGAAGTACGAGAGCGATGTGGACGATCGCCCCTACGACCCGGTCCTAACTCTTCTCGATCGCAGCGAGAAGGTCGCCCAGGTGGCCTTCACGGACTTCGGACTCGACAGCACCGTGACGCGGGGGGTCCCCGTGATCGAAGTCGAGACGACCGAGGGCCCGGTCCTCGTCACGACGGCGTACGACCTCATGATGGCTCAGTTCGGCGTAGGCCGCGGACTCGCCGGCGCTTATCCAACGAGTTACGACGACAAGGATTCCGCCTACACCCCGGGATGGCAGGAAATCTTCACCGGGATCTCGGGAGCTACGGTCCTCCAATTTGCCCGCGAGTGGTCCAACACCGCCGACGCCACGGGCGGAAAGTGCATGATCATCGTGGGGGCGGGGATCAACCACTGGTACCACTCCAATCTCATGTATCGCGCTGGCGCGATGGCTCTGATGCTCACGGGGTGCGTAGGGAAGAATGGCGGTGGACTCAACCACTACGTAGGACAGGAGAAGCTGGCCCCTGCAGACTCCTGGGGCGCGATCGCCTTCGCGAAGGACTGGTATCCCGCCGCCAGGCTCCAGCAGGCCCCGATCTGGCATTATCTGAATACCTGCCAGTACCGGTACGACGGTCAGTTCTCCGGCTACAACACGGTGCCGGACAACGATCTCACCCGCCAACACACGGCCGACCTGATCTTCAAGTCGGTGCGGATGGGATGGATGCCTTACTACCCGCAATACAACCGGAATCCGCTGGATCTATGTCGGGAAGCGGCGGCGAGCGGAGCGGCGGACGACGAGGCGATCAAGAAGTACGTCGTACAGAAGCTCAAAAATCGAGAGATCAGTTACTCGGTGAGCGATCCCGACGCCGAGGAGAACTTTCCTCGCGTGTGGTACATCTGGCGAGGGAACGCCATCATGGGGAGCATGAAGGGGCACGAGTACTGCCTCAGGCACTATCTCGGCACCCACGACAACGTCATTGCGGAGGACTCGCCAGAACGCCCCAAGGAAGTCGTGTGGCACGACGTGGCTCCAGTCGGGAAGATGGACCTCGTGGTGGACCTCAACTTCCGCATGGATTCCTCGGCGCTTTACTCCGATATCGTGCTCCCGGCCGCATCGTGGTATGAGAAGGCCGACTTGAACAGCACGGATCTCCACTCCTTCATCCATCCGCTCTCGGCTGCCATCCCACCGGTCTGGGAGTCGAAGACGGACTGGGCCATCTTCCGCGACCTCGCGAAGGCCACGAGTGCGGTGGCGAAGAAGTACTTCCCAGGCGCCAAGAAGGATGTGATCGCCACGGCCATCGCGCACGATTCCCCTGGGGAGGTATCCCAGCCCACCATGCGCGACTGGTATCTGGGGGAGTGCGCGCCCGTCCCGGGGAGCACGACCCAGGGGCTCTCCGTGGTGGAGCGCGATTACGCGCAGATCTACGAGAAATTCATTTCCCTCGGTGACCGCGTGCGAACTGCTGGCCTGGGAGCGCACGGAAATTCATACCAGTGTGCCGACGTCTACGACGAGATGGTCGGGTCCCGGCACTTCCCCGCGGAACGGCGGAACGGGAGCACCTACCCGTCGCTCAAGGAGGACGTGTCCGCGGCTAACGCGGTCCTGAAGCTCTCCACGATGACGAATGGGAAGCTCAACCGTCGCGCTTACGAGGGGGCCGAGGAGCGGGCTGGCGTGCCACTCACCGACCTCGCGACTAACACGGACAGCGTCGAGCTCACCTACGCCGACCTCCAGGCCCAGCCTCGTCGCTACAACACGTCGCCCCTCTGGTCGGGTGACATGAACGGTGGCAGGGCCTACGCCGCCTATACCGTAAACATCGAGAGGCTGCTCCCGTGGCGGACGCTCACGGGCCGGCAGCACTTCTATCTCGATCACGAGATGTACCTGGCTTTCGGGGAGAACCTTCCGACGTATAAGCCCTCTCCCAAACCGGAAGCCTACGGCGACCTGCGGGAAACCCTAAAACGGGGAGAGGCGCGCGTTCTCAACTGCCTCACACCCCACGGGAAGTGGCATATCCACTCCACTTACGGCGACAACCACCGCATGCTGACGCTCAGTCGAGGGTGCGAGCCCGTGTGGATGAGTGAGCCGGACGCCGCCGAGATGGACATTCGCGACAACGACTGGGTCGAGGTCCACAACGACCACGGTGTCTACTCCGCACGCTGCACGGTCAGCGCACGGATCCCGAAGGGCGTCTGCATCGTTTACCACGTCCCCGAGCGCACCATCGGTATTCCGAAGTCGCAGGTGAGAAACGGCAAGCGAGCGGGTGGGCACAACAGCCTCACGCGCATCCACCTCAAGCCGAACTTCCTGGCGGGCGGATACGGCCAGTTCAGCTACGGGTTCAACTATTGGGGGCCCATCGCTCCGAATCGGGACACGCACGTCGTGATCAAGAAGATGGACAGGGTGGAATTCTGA
- the narH gene encoding nitrate reductase subunit beta, with product MDVRSQISMVFHLDKCIGCHTCSIACKNLWTDRKGAEYMWWNNVETKPGTGYPSNWEDQDTYKGGWEKDGAGIRLKGAGKPKSLTNIFHNPHLPMIDDYYEPFTFKYSDLIESPAGDVQPTARPISMITGEPMDIRMGPNWDDDLSGSPDHARKDPNFQNLSQEEQEAMFELERLAFFYLPRICNHCLNASCVAACPSGAIYKRGEDGVVLINQDVCRGWRMCVTACPYKKAYFNWSTGKSEKCILCYPRIESGLAPACMHSCVGRIRYLGVMLYDADRIEAVASAPEFELVDRQLDMILDPFDPEVIAAAKANGVADSTIESAQKSPTYKFVKVWNLALPLHPEFRTLPMLFYVPPLLPVMAAVTKTADSEQAGKINPIAKDWSDGWLYNTTTRELFGTIDDARFPLKYMANLFSAGDTAAVADRLKKLMAVRLHRRLATVGDVDEATVSSALADTRLTPELAEAIYYLTSLAKFDDRFVIPAAHREQAIELMDDTGDVNSVKGETGFGFKVGSASRGL from the coding sequence ATGGATGTGCGCTCACAGATTTCGATGGTGTTTCACCTGGACAAGTGCATCGGGTGCCACACCTGCTCGATCGCCTGCAAGAACCTCTGGACGGATCGAAAGGGCGCCGAATACATGTGGTGGAACAACGTCGAGACGAAGCCCGGCACCGGCTATCCCTCGAACTGGGAGGATCAGGACACTTACAAGGGCGGGTGGGAGAAAGATGGAGCCGGGATTCGGCTGAAGGGAGCAGGGAAACCGAAGAGTCTCACGAACATCTTCCACAACCCCCATCTCCCGATGATCGATGACTACTATGAGCCCTTCACCTTCAAGTACAGCGATCTGATCGAGTCCCCGGCCGGGGACGTCCAGCCGACAGCGCGGCCCATCTCGATGATCACCGGCGAGCCGATGGACATCCGGATGGGTCCCAACTGGGACGACGATCTAAGCGGCTCGCCCGACCATGCCCGCAAGGATCCCAATTTCCAGAACCTCTCCCAGGAAGAGCAGGAGGCCATGTTCGAGTTGGAGCGACTCGCCTTCTTCTATCTCCCGCGGATCTGCAATCATTGCCTGAACGCATCCTGTGTGGCGGCCTGTCCCTCCGGAGCGATCTACAAACGGGGGGAAGACGGTGTGGTCTTGATCAATCAGGACGTTTGCAGGGGATGGCGGATGTGCGTGACCGCCTGTCCTTACAAGAAGGCGTACTTCAACTGGAGCACAGGAAAATCAGAGAAGTGCATCCTGTGCTACCCCCGTATCGAATCCGGCCTCGCGCCCGCCTGCATGCACTCGTGCGTGGGCCGGATTCGATACCTGGGCGTCATGCTCTACGATGCGGACCGGATCGAGGCCGTCGCATCGGCGCCCGAGTTCGAGTTGGTCGACCGACAGTTGGACATGATCCTGGATCCCTTCGACCCAGAGGTCATCGCGGCGGCGAAAGCCAATGGAGTGGCCGATTCCACGATCGAATCCGCCCAGAAGTCCCCCACCTACAAGTTCGTGAAGGTGTGGAATTTGGCGCTCCCGCTCCATCCGGAATTTCGCACGCTCCCGATGCTCTTCTACGTGCCCCCCCTCCTCCCGGTGATGGCTGCAGTTACCAAGACCGCGGACTCCGAACAGGCGGGGAAGATCAATCCGATCGCGAAGGACTGGTCCGACGGTTGGCTCTACAACACGACAACGCGGGAGCTGTTCGGAACGATCGATGACGCGCGATTCCCGCTCAAGTACATGGCCAACCTCTTCAGCGCGGGGGATACGGCGGCGGTGGCCGATCGTCTGAAGAAACTCATGGCCGTGCGGTTGCATCGTAGGCTGGCGACCGTGGGAGACGTCGACGAAGCAACGGTCAGCTCTGCCCTGGCGGACACACGACTGACCCCAGAGCTCGCCGAGGCGATCTACTATCTGACTTCACTGGCCAAGTTCGACGATCGCTTCGTGATTCCCGCAGCGCACCGGGAGCAAGCCATCGAGCTGATGGACGACACGGGGGACGTCAACAGTGTCAAAGGCGAAACCGGCTTCGGATTCAAGGTCGGCTCCGCCTCGAGGGGGCTCTGA
- the narI gene encoding respiratory nitrate reductase subunit gamma produces the protein MSLLDTFTLVAFPYVAVFVFAIGTFQRYRKKGFTVSSLSSQFLEGRTLFWGSIPFHFGILALFFGHLIALLIPRAVLAWNGQPLRMLILEVSGLGFGLATLIGLSALVVRRLTNPRIRAVTTKMDVAIELLLLGQVILGVWIAVGFRWGSSWFAATLTPYLWSLAAFSPDISDLTGMSWVIKLHVIGAFAILFMIPFTRLVHMIVAPLNYLVRPYQQVIWNWNRRKVRAVEGGWAQAAGQSGTHGQS, from the coding sequence ATGAGCCTACTCGACACCTTCACGCTGGTCGCCTTTCCGTATGTGGCGGTATTCGTGTTCGCGATCGGAACTTTCCAGCGATATCGCAAGAAGGGTTTCACCGTTTCTTCGCTCTCTTCGCAATTCCTCGAAGGACGGACCCTCTTCTGGGGTTCGATTCCGTTTCACTTCGGAATCTTGGCTCTCTTCTTCGGGCATCTCATCGCGCTCCTCATCCCGCGCGCCGTCCTCGCGTGGAATGGTCAGCCTCTGCGAATGTTGATTCTCGAAGTGTCGGGCCTCGGGTTCGGCCTTGCGACGCTCATCGGGCTGTCCGCACTCGTCGTTCGCAGGCTCACCAACCCCAGGATCCGGGCCGTCACGACGAAGATGGACGTGGCGATCGAGCTTCTCCTTCTCGGCCAGGTGATCCTGGGCGTATGGATCGCGGTCGGCTTCCGATGGGGCTCCTCATGGTTCGCGGCCACGCTCACGCCCTACCTCTGGTCGCTTGCCGCCTTTTCGCCGGACATCAGTGATCTCACGGGGATGTCATGGGTGATCAAGCTCCACGTGATCGGAGCCTTCGCCATCCTCTTCATGATCCCCTTCACCCGCCTGGTTCACATGATCGTGGCGCCACTCAACTACCTCGTGCGGCCGTACCAGCAGGTGATCTGGAACTGGAATCGACGGAAGGTGCGGGCCGTGGAAGGCGGGTGGGCTCAGGCCGCGGGACAGTCCGGAACACATGGTCAGTCTTGA